The Puntigrus tetrazona isolate hp1 chromosome 19, ASM1883169v1, whole genome shotgun sequence genome has a segment encoding these proteins:
- the rp9 gene encoding retinitis pigmentosa 9 protein, which produces MSSRKRSREHHEDRHERKKHKESKQDEDKYQHQTRKLIHEVQKLKHVETFYENPPPGYIKDEDDKPEDCIPDTPGNEDARNFLAHAPTKGLWMPLGKEVKVMQCWRCKRYGHRTGDKECPFFIKGNQKLEQFRVAHEDPMYDIIRENKRNEKETRIQQLKQLLQDTTSDSDTTSSSSTASSDHTRKKKKKKKEKRKKEKKKHKKKKKQHKAKASDDSDTD; this is translated from the exons ATGTCCAGTCGCAAACGAAGCCGAGAGCACCACGAGGACAGGCACGAacgaaaaaaacacaaggaatCAAAACAAGATGAAGACAAATACCAGCACCAAACCAGAAAGCTGATTCACGAGGTGCAGAAACTCAAGCATGTGGAGACGTT CTATGAAAATCCTCCCCCTGGCTACATAAAG GATGAGGATGACAAACCAGAGGACTGTATCCCTGATACCCCCGGGAATGAGGACGCCAGGAACTTTTTGGCTCATGCTCCCACCAAAGGACTGTGGATGCCTCTGGGCAAAGAGGTGAAGGTCATGCAGT gctggAGATGTAAGAGGTACGGCCACAGAACGGGAGACAAAGAATGTCCTTTCTTTATTAAAGGCAATCAGAAACTGGAGCAGTTCAGAGTG GCGCATGAGGATCCAATGTACGATATTATCCGTGAAAACAAACGCAACGAAAAGGAGACTAG GATCCAGCAGTTGAAACAGCTGCTCCAAGACACCACCTCCGACTCCGACACCACCTCGTCTTCCTCCACCGCCTCCTCCGATCACACccggaagaagaagaagaagaaaaaggagaagaggaagaaagaaaagaagaaacacaagaagaaaaagaagcagCACAAGGCCAAGGCTAGCGACGACTCGGATACAGATTAG